Genomic segment of Candidatus Polarisedimenticolaceae bacterium:
GTGGTCTTCGCGCTCGACCGCGGCGGCCTCGTCGGCGCGGACGGCCCCACGCACCACGGCGTCCTCGACCTCGCCTACCTGCGTTGCGTGCCGAACCTCGTCGTCGCGGCGCCCAAGGACGGCAACGAGCTGCGCGACCTCCTCTGGACCGCGCTCTCCCACGAGGGCGGGCCGTTCGCGTTCCGGTTCCCGCGGGACACCGTGCCCGCGGGCTTCGATCCCGCACGGACCCCCTCGATCCTGCCGATCGGCTCGTGGGAGGTTCTCGAATCCGGGACCGATGCGGCGATCCTCGCGGTCGGCACGATGGTGGAGACGGCGAAGGCGGCGGCCGCGGTGCTTCGCGACCGGGGCGTCGCGGTCGACGTCGTCAACTGCCGCTTCGTGAAGCCGATGGACCTCGATACGCTCCGGGAGCTGCGCGCTTCGCGGCGCGTCCTCGTCACCGTCGAGGAGGGGAATCTCCCCGGCGGTTTCGGCGACGGCGTCCTCGAGGCGCTCAACGGCCTCGGTCTCGCGACCGACGGGGTCGTGCGCGTGGGGCTTCCCGACGACTTCGTCACCCACGGCAGCCGCTCCGAGCTCCTCGCCGAGGTCGGCCTTCTCCCCGAGCCCGTCGCGACCGCCGTCCTGAAGGCGCTCGGGCGGAGCTGAGCCGCGTCATGAACGTCGAGGTCGCGAAGGCCGGAGCCTCGTCGCGCGCGGCGATCGTCCTGATGCGTCCCGGGGACCGGGCCCCGCAGCCCGTGGCGCGCCGTCTCGCGCTCGCCGGGTTCGGCGGTGCCCGCGGCGAGACGGTCTCCTTCGAGGCGGGCGGGAGGTTGTGGATCGCGGCCGGGGTCGGCGTCGATGCCTCTCCGGTGGCGTGGCACGACGCGGCGCTGCGCGCCGCGCGCGAGGCCGGTCGCGTGCGTTGCGGCGCCGCGGATCTCCACTTCGCGAAGGGGGCCCTGCCGGACCCGGCGGGGCTGCGCGCGGCCGTCGTCGGCCTGCACGCGGGGGCGTACCGGTTCGACCGGTACCGGACCATCCCGGGGAAGAACGGCCACCTCGAGCGCGCCGCCGTCGCCGGAATCCCGGGCGCCGTCGCGAAGGAGGCGGTCGCCCGCGGCAACGTCGTCGGTCGCGCGGTCGCGCTCGCGAGAGACCTCGCCAACGAACCCCCGTCCCGGCTGGATCCCCCCGAGCTCGCCCGCCGCGCGGCGACGGTCGCGAAGGCGTCCGGCTGCACGGCGAAGGTGCTCGACGAGAAGGCGATCGGAAAACTCGGCTTCGGCGCGATGGCCGCGGTGGGAGCCGGGAGCGGCGTGCCGTCGAGGGTCGTCCACCTCGTCTACCGACCCGGGGGGAAGGCCTCGCGGCGGACCGTGCTCGTCGGAAAGGGAGTGACCTTCGACAGCGGCGGGCTCCAGATCAAGCCGGGCCCCTCGATGCTCGGGATGAAGGCGGACATGGCGGGCGCCGCCGCGGTGATCGCCGCGATGGGCGCGCTCGCGGAGAGCGGGTGCCGCGAGGAAGTCCACGGCTTTATCGGACTCGTGGAGAACATGACCGGCGGGCGGGCGTTCAAGCCGGGCGACGTCGTGACCACGGCCTCGGGGCGGACGGTGGAGATCGTGAACACCGATGCGGAGGGGCGGCTGGTCCTGTGCGACCTGATCACCCACGCGGCGAGGACGGTGCAGCCCGATCGCATCGTCGACGTCGCGACCCTGACGGGTCACGTCGTGATCGCCCTGGGCACGCTCGCGACGGGAGTGTTCTCCAACGACGCCGCCCTCGAGGAGGAGATCCTCGGCGCGGCGCGCGACGCGGGCGAGCGCTTCTGGCCGCTGCCGATCTACGACGACTACGGCGACGAGCTGCGCGACGGCCCGGCCGACCTCAAGAACGCCGGGGAACGTTGGGGCGGGGCGATCTCGGCGGCGCTGTTCGTCCGGGAGTTCGTCCCGAAGGGGGTGCCGTGGGTGCACCTCGACATCGCCGGTCCCGCGTTCCTCGAGGCCCCCAAGGGGCCGTGGCCGGTCGGGGCGACGGGAGCTTCCGTTCCGACCCTGCTCCGGTGGCTCGAGCGGTGAGCCCCCACGCGCACGCCCATGCCGGCGGGCCCGCCAGGGTGGGCGTCCTCACGGTGAGCGATACCCGTACGGCGGCCACGGACGCGTCGGGGGACGCGGCGGCAGCGATCCTCGCCGCGGCGGGGCACGCCGTCGTCCGGAGGGGGATCGTCCCCGACGACCCTGCGCGGGTCCGGGAGGCGGTGCTCGCGTGGCTCGCCGATCCCGAGTGCGATGCGGTGATCACGAACGGCGGGACGGGGATCGCATCCCGGGACCGGACCTGCGAAGCGGTGTCCGAGCTGCTCGACCAGAGGCTCGACGGCTTCGGCGAGCTGTTCCGCATGTTGTCCTGGTCGGAGGTCGGATCGGCGGCGATGCTCAGCCGGGCCGTCGCCGGGATCGCCCGCGGGAAGCCGCTGTTCGCCGTCCCCGGGTCCCCCGCGGCCGTGCGTCTCGCGGTCGAGCGGTTGATCGCCCCCGAGCTTTCGCACCTGCTCGCGGAGCTGCGCCGGCGCTAGTTCGCGGGTCCCGCCGTGGGCGGCTCCGCATCGGCGATGCGCCCGTGTGCGGACTCGTACTTGAGCACGTTGTCCTCGAGCGCCCGCAGGATCCGCTTCATGTGACCGGGGCTCACGATCACCCGCGCGTTCACGACCGCCTCGGGGGGGAACACGGAGAGGAAGTCGAGGACGAACTCCTCGCGCGTGTGCCGAACCACCATCTGGTTCGCGTACGCGCCCCGGAGGATCTCGTCGGCGATCTTGATCGGGATCGAGCGCTCGTCGGACATGCCGCCCCCGTCAGCCGCGCACCGCCGCGACCGCGGCCGCGGCGTCGGGGTGGAACAGGAAGATCACGTCGAAACCGACCATGCGGAAGACCTCGAGGACGCTGCGGTGGAGGCCGGCGAGCGCGAACGCGCCGCGGCGACGCTGGACGATCTCCTTCTGGATCGAGAGCAGCGCCGCCATCCCGGCGGAGTCGAAGAACTCGACGAGGGTGCAGTCCAGCACGACGCGTTTCGCGTCCCCGACCGCGCGAAGCACCGTGTCCCGAAAGGCGTCCGCGCGGTCGAGGTCGATCTCGCCCGGCTCGGCGACCGTCACGACCGCGACCCCGTCCTCGTCCCGCCGATCGATTCGCATCGAGGCTCCACCCGGAATCCCCGCGCGAAGCATAGCGCGAGCCTTGCGCGGGCGCCCCCGACGGTTCTAACGTAACGCACCCTTTTGCTCCCGGAGATCGCCATGCCCGACGTCACCTGCTCGCGATGCGGACGAACGGCCCCGAGTCTTGCAAGGGCCCCCATGCCCGGACCGACCGGAGCCAGGATCCTCGCGCAGGTGTGCGCGAGCTGCTGGGACGAGTGGCTGAAGATGCAGGTGAAGTTCATCAACGAGTACCGGCTGAACCCCCTCGACGAGAAACACTTCGAGTTCCTGCTGGGCCAGGCCCGGGAGTTCCTCAAGCTCAAGGACGAGGCGGCGTCGTGAACGGCGGGTTCGAGGCGCGGCTGCGCGGCGAGCTGGACCAGTTCCGGGCGGACGGCGTCTACAAGCGCCTCAACCACCTCGCCGGCCCGCAGGGCGCGCGCGCGAGGATGGAGGGACGCGGCGAGGTCGTGATCCTCTCCTCGAACAACTACCTGGGCCTGTGCGACGTTCCCGAGGTGGTCGAGGGCGGACACGAAGGGCTGCGGCGCTGGGGGGCGGGAACCGGCTCGGTCCGCTTCATCTGCGGCACCTTCACCGTGCACCGCGATCTCGAGGCGGAGCTGGCCCGCTTCGTCGGCGCGGAGGCCTCGCTCAGCTACGTCTCCTGCTGGAACGCCAACGAAGGGTTGATGCCGACCGTGCTCGACGAGCGCGACGTCGTGATCAGCGACGCGCTCAACCACGCGAGCATCATCGATTCGATCCGCCTGTGCAAGGCCCAGCGCAAGGTCTATCCGCACTCGGACATGGCGGCGCTGCAGAACGCGCTCCGGGACTCGGCGGCGGCGCGAACGCGACTCGTCGTGACCGACGGCGTCTTCAGCATGGAAGGGGACATCGCGCGCCTCCCGGAGATCCTCGATCTCGCGCGTCGTCACGACGCGGTCGTCGTCGTGGACGACTCGCACGCCACGGGGGTGCTCGGAAGGACCGGACGCGGAACCGCGGAGCACTTCGGACTCCACGGGCAGGTGGACGTCGTCACGTCGACGCTCGGCAAGGCGCTCGGCGGGGCGGCGGGAGGGTTCACGGCGGGCTCCGCCGCCCTGTGCGACTACCTGACCCAGCGGTCGCGGCCGCAGCTGTTCTCGAACGCGCTCCCGCCGACGGTCGCGGCGAGCGCCCTCGCCGCGGTGCGCTACCTCGACGCCCACCCGGAACGGGTGGAGCGCCTGCGGGAGAACGCGTCGTATTTCCGTGGGCGCGTGCAGGAGATCGGACTGAAGCCCCTCCCCGGAGAGACGCCGATCGTCCCCATCATCCTCGGGGACACGGCGCTGGCGATCCGCGCGAGCGAGCGGATGCTCGAGGAGGGCGTCTTCGTGACCGGATTCGGGTTCCCGGTCGTCCCGCAGGGTCACGCCCGCGTCCGCTGCCAGATCTCGGCCTCGCACACGCGCGAGGACCTCGATTTCGCCGTCGAGGCGTTCCGGAAGGTGGGTCGGGAACTAGGGCTTCTCTGACGAGGCCCGCTCGAGGGTGACGAGGGCGTCCCGGTCGGTCAGGCGCTGGAGCCCGGCGACCTTCCACCCCTCGGCGAGCATGCGGGAGACCTTGGGATGAGCCTTCGGCTCGTGTTTGTAGGGAAGGCTTACGTGGAGTTGAACGCGGCTGCCGGCGACCATCGAAACCTCCCCGAATCGAACTCGCGGAGGATAGCGGACCGGCTTTCGCGACCGCAAGGTTCCGGTTGACGGAACGCGGTGCCTCGCATACTTTCAAAGACGATTGTTCGGGATGCCGGCCCCGGGCCTCGTGGCGTCCCCGGAGGATACGATGCTGCAGATGACCGACAAGGCCGTCGACAAGGTCAAAGAGCTTCTCGCGGCCGAGAGCAAGGACGGGTTCGGGCTTCGCGTCGCCATCCACGGCGGCGGCTGCTCCGGCTTCCAGTACGGGTTGACCTTCGAGAACCAGGAACGCCCCAACGACAACGTCCTGGAATTCGGCGGGCTCAAGGTGTTCGTCGACGCGATGTCGGGGATGTACCTCGACGGCGTGAAGATCGACTACATCGACAGCCTCGAGGGTTCGGGCTTCAAGATCGACAACCCGAAGGCCACCGGGAGTTGCGGCTGCGGCCACAGCTTCTCGGCCTGATCGCGAACCACGTTCGTTCCGGGAGGCCCCGGCGCCGCGAGGCGTCCGGGGCCTCGCCGTTTCCGGAGTGCCTTGCATGACGCTCGCGCGCTACGCCCAGCCGGACGACGGGACGCGGGGACGGCGGCACCCGGAAGGTGAACACGCCTACCGAACGCCCTACCAGCGCGACCGGGACCGCATCGTGCACTGCCGCGCGTTCCGGAGGCTCGAGTACAAGACCCAGGTCTTCGTCAACCACGAAGGCGATCACTACCGCACGCGCCTCACGCATTCCCTCGAGGTCGCCCAGATCGGGCGCACCGTCGCCCGCGCCCTCGGGCTCAACGAGGACCTGGTCGAGTCCCTCGCGCTCTCGCACGACCTCGGGCACACGCCGTTCGGTCACCTGGGCGAGGAGGTCCTTGACGAGGTGCTGCGCGAGGAGGGCGGGTTCAACCACAACCGTCAGACCCTGCGCATCGTGGAGGTCCTGGAGAACCGCTACCCGGCGTTCCCGGGCCTCAACCTCACCTGGGAGGTCCGCGAGGGGATCGCCAAGCACTCGGGGCCGATCGACGTCGCCAAGGCGCCGGAATTCGCCGAGTTCGAGCCGGAGCGGCAGGCGCCGCTCGAGGCCCAGATGATCGACCTCGTCGACGAGATCGCGTACAACCACCACGACGTCGACGACGGCCTCGAATCCGGGCTCCTCGACCTCGACGACCTCGTCGCCTCGGTTCCGTTGTTCGCCGCGCCGTTCCGCGCTGCAGGAGCGCGTCACCCCGACGCGGGGAGAGAGGCGATCCGAACGACGGCCCTCCGGGGCATGATCGATGCCCTGGTCTCCGACCTGATCGGGACGACGCGCGACGCGGTCCGTGCGTCGGGAGTCGCGTCGGTCGACGAGGTGCGACGGTACGGCACGCCGCTGGTCGGGTTGTCGGAGTCGGTCGCCGCCGGCAACGGGGCCCTCAAGGCCTACCTGCGGGAGCGGCTCTACCGGCACCCGCACATCGAGCGCAGCAAGGACAAGGCCCGGCGAGTGCTCCGCGCCCTGGTCGAGCGGTACGTCGAGAACCCGCTCGTCCTCCCGGAGGACACGCGCCGTCGCGCGGAGAGCCTCGGCCTGCACCGCGCCGTCGCGGACTACGTCGCCGGCATGACCGACCGCTACGCGATCCAGGAGTACCAGCGCCTGTTCGACCCCGCGCTTCCCGTGTAGGATGCCGGGTCCTTCCGGAGGAGGAGACCATGGCGTCCGACAACCCCGTTCAGAACACCCGTCTGCTCGTCGACGGCGCGTGGACCGACGCGCAGGACGGCGGCACGTTCGCCACGGTGAACCCCGCGGACGGCGAGACGATCGCGATCGTCGCGCGCGCGGGGGAGGCGGACGTCGACCGCGCGGTCGCCGCCGCGAGGAAGGCGCTCGAGTCGGGCCCGTGGGCCCGGATGAGCGCGGCGGATCGCGGGCGGATCCTCTGGAAGATGGGGGAGAAGATCCTCGAGGAGTGCGGCCGTCTCGCGCTCCTCGAGACCCTCGACACCGGCAAGACCACGTTCGACTCCGGCAAGATCGAGCTGCCGATGGCGGCGCAGATCTTCCAGTTCTACGCCGGCGCGGCGACGAAGATCGGCGGGCGCACGATCCCGAGCCGGCCCGACGCCTTCACCTTCACCCTCAAGGAGCCGGTCGGCGTCGTGGCGGCGATCACGCCGTGGAACTTCCCGTTCCTGCTCGCGTCGTGGAAGGTCGCGCCCGCGCTCGCCGCGGGGTGCACCGTCATCCTCAAGCCCGCGAGCCAGACGCCCCTGACCGCGCTCGAGATGGGGCGGATCGGACTCGAGTGCGGCCTTCCTCCCGGCGTGCTCCAGGTGCTTCCGGGATCGGGATCGGTCGCGGGGATGGCGCTCGTCCGTCATGCGGGAGTGGACAAGGTCTCCTTCACCGGGAGCGTCGAGGTGGGCCGCACCGTCGTGCGCGAGGCGGCCGAGACGCTCAAGCGGGTCACCGTCGAGCTCGGCGGCAAATCCCCGAACGTCGTCTTCGCCGACGCCGACCTCGAGGCGGCCCTTCGCGGCGCGTTCAACGGCATCTTCTACAACAAGGGGGAGGTCTGCGCGGCGGGCTCGCGCCTGCTCGTCGAGCGCTCCGTTCACGAGGCGTTCGTGAAGACGCTCGCGGAGCGCACCGACGCGATCGTGCTCGGGGACCCGCGCGAGAAGGCGACGCGGATGGGACCCGTGGTCTCCGAGGCGCAGATGCGCACCGTGCTCGAGTACATCGAGTCCGGGAAGGCGGAAGGCGCGAGGGTCGCGGCGGGAGGGCGGCGCGCCGACGAGGTCAACGGCGGCCGCGGCTACTTCGTCCGTCCGACGGTATTCGACGGCGTCGATCCCGGCATGCGCATCGCCCGCGAGGAGATCTTCGGGCCCGTGCTCGCGGTCATCCCGTTCGACGACTTCGACGACGCGGTCGCGAAGGGGAACGCGACGATCTTCGGCCTGGCCGCGGGGGTCTGGACCCGCGACGTGGGTCGCGCGCACCGTCTGGCCCGCGCGCTGAAGGCGGGAACCGTGTGGGTCAACACCTACAACCTGTACGATCCGGCGCTCCCGTTCGGGGGCTACAAACACAGCGGTTTCGGTCGCGATCTCGGGCTCGAGGCGCTCGA
This window contains:
- a CDS encoding Fe(2+)-trafficking protein, coding for MPDVTCSRCGRTAPSLARAPMPGPTGARILAQVCASCWDEWLKMQVKFINEYRLNPLDEKHFEFLLGQAREFLKLKDEAAS
- a CDS encoding MogA/MoaB family molybdenum cofactor biosynthesis protein, producing the protein MARAVSPHAHAHAGGPARVGVLTVSDTRTAATDASGDAAAAILAAAGHAVVRRGIVPDDPARVREAVLAWLADPECDAVITNGGTGIASRDRTCEAVSELLDQRLDGFGELFRMLSWSEVGSAAMLSRAVAGIARGKPLFAVPGSPAAVRLAVERLIAPELSHLLAELRRR
- a CDS encoding aldehyde dehydrogenase family protein codes for the protein MASDNPVQNTRLLVDGAWTDAQDGGTFATVNPADGETIAIVARAGEADVDRAVAAARKALESGPWARMSAADRGRILWKMGEKILEECGRLALLETLDTGKTTFDSGKIELPMAAQIFQFYAGAATKIGGRTIPSRPDAFTFTLKEPVGVVAAITPWNFPFLLASWKVAPALAAGCTVILKPASQTPLTALEMGRIGLECGLPPGVLQVLPGSGSVAGMALVRHAGVDKVSFTGSVEVGRTVVREAAETLKRVTVELGGKSPNVVFADADLEAALRGAFNGIFYNKGEVCAAGSRLLVERSVHEAFVKTLAERTDAIVLGDPREKATRMGPVVSEAQMRTVLEYIESGKAEGARVAAGGRRADEVNGGRGYFVRPTVFDGVDPGMRIAREEIFGPVLAVIPFDDFDDAVAKGNATIFGLAAGVWTRDVGRAHRLARALKAGTVWVNTYNLYDPALPFGGYKHSGFGRDLGLEALEAFLETKSVWMDLGR
- the erpA gene encoding iron-sulfur cluster insertion protein ErpA, with amino-acid sequence MLQMTDKAVDKVKELLAAESKDGFGLRVAIHGGGCSGFQYGLTFENQERPNDNVLEFGGLKVFVDAMSGMYLDGVKIDYIDSLEGSGFKIDNPKATGSCGCGHSFSA
- a CDS encoding glycine C-acetyltransferase, producing MNGGFEARLRGELDQFRADGVYKRLNHLAGPQGARARMEGRGEVVILSSNNYLGLCDVPEVVEGGHEGLRRWGAGTGSVRFICGTFTVHRDLEAELARFVGAEASLSYVSCWNANEGLMPTVLDERDVVISDALNHASIIDSIRLCKAQRKVYPHSDMAALQNALRDSAAARTRLVVTDGVFSMEGDIARLPEILDLARRHDAVVVVDDSHATGVLGRTGRGTAEHFGLHGQVDVVTSTLGKALGGAAGGFTAGSAALCDYLTQRSRPQLFSNALPPTVAASALAAVRYLDAHPERVERLRENASYFRGRVQEIGLKPLPGETPIVPIILGDTALAIRASERMLEEGVFVTGFGFPVVPQGHARVRCQISASHTREDLDFAVEAFRKVGRELGLL
- a CDS encoding leucyl aminopeptidase, with the protein product MNVEVAKAGASSRAAIVLMRPGDRAPQPVARRLALAGFGGARGETVSFEAGGRLWIAAGVGVDASPVAWHDAALRAAREAGRVRCGAADLHFAKGALPDPAGLRAAVVGLHAGAYRFDRYRTIPGKNGHLERAAVAGIPGAVAKEAVARGNVVGRAVALARDLANEPPSRLDPPELARRAATVAKASGCTAKVLDEKAIGKLGFGAMAAVGAGSGVPSRVVHLVYRPGGKASRRTVLVGKGVTFDSGGLQIKPGPSMLGMKADMAGAAAVIAAMGALAESGCREEVHGFIGLVENMTGGRAFKPGDVVTTASGRTVEIVNTDAEGRLVLCDLITHAARTVQPDRIVDVATLTGHVVIALGTLATGVFSNDAALEEEILGAARDAGERFWPLPIYDDYGDELRDGPADLKNAGERWGGAISAALFVREFVPKGVPWVHLDIAGPAFLEAPKGPWPVGATGASVPTLLRWLER
- a CDS encoding STAS domain-containing protein, yielding MRIDRRDEDGVAVVTVAEPGEIDLDRADAFRDTVLRAVGDAKRVVLDCTLVEFFDSAGMAALLSIQKEIVQRRRGAFALAGLHRSVLEVFRMVGFDVIFLFHPDAAAAVAAVRG
- a CDS encoding deoxyguanosinetriphosphate triphosphohydrolase — its product is MTLARYAQPDDGTRGRRHPEGEHAYRTPYQRDRDRIVHCRAFRRLEYKTQVFVNHEGDHYRTRLTHSLEVAQIGRTVARALGLNEDLVESLALSHDLGHTPFGHLGEEVLDEVLREEGGFNHNRQTLRIVEVLENRYPAFPGLNLTWEVREGIAKHSGPIDVAKAPEFAEFEPERQAPLEAQMIDLVDEIAYNHHDVDDGLESGLLDLDDLVASVPLFAAPFRAAGARHPDAGREAIRTTALRGMIDALVSDLIGTTRDAVRASGVASVDEVRRYGTPLVGLSESVAAGNGALKAYLRERLYRHPHIERSKDKARRVLRALVERYVENPLVLPEDTRRRAESLGLHRAVADYVAGMTDRYAIQEYQRLFDPALPV
- a CDS encoding DUF3467 domain-containing protein translates to MSDERSIPIKIADEILRGAYANQMVVRHTREEFVLDFLSVFPPEAVVNARVIVSPGHMKRILRALEDNVLKYESAHGRIADAEPPTAGPAN